GACAAGAGGCGGGGCCCTGAGGCGGCAAGGGCTGGGATTGGCCTCCGGACACTCACCGTGCGGGAGGAGGCGGGCGCTGAGGGCGAGGTGAGGGAGACCATTTCCTGGATGGCGAGGCGCAGCTTGAGCCGGTGCAGGGGGTTGCTGATGCCAATCTCCCGCTGGATCTCCGTGTCCGACAGGTTGGCCATGATGGCACCGCTCTTGACGTTGGCCCGGCAGGCGGCCACATACCATGCAGGCATGCCTACCCACAGCTGGGCcggaggaggggtggggcggggagggaatgAAGAGACAGCGCATGGAGACGGAGACAATATGGGAGGAGAAAcgggagagacaggagagaaacagaaagaaaaggagagagggggagacagagaggtgggaAAGTTAGCGGTGAGAAGCAACAGGGACGGGGCAAGGCAAACAGACAAGAGGGCGtcagggggagacacagcaggGGGGAAAAACGGGGAGAGTCAGAGGGTAACCCCCAGAGTCACAGGGGAAAGAGggacggggagagacagagatgaggagagacatacagagatgagagagagatggggagagaaagaagccaatgaCATTGGGAGGGAGACATGGGAAGAAATGTGGGGAATGACAAAAacacagatggagagggagacaaaagagaagacacagagaatcccatgcagtcaGAGAcatggggagacacagagatagaaagagagagaccacaggaGCGTAGGGCCGAGGTGGGCATGGCCAaaggggcaggggatggggggagaagaaggaggaagctgTTTAGATCAACAGTGAGGCCGACCTATCCCAGGGCCTCATCCCCCTCTGGCCTCCGTCCCGTTCCCCCCCTTAGGGCTACAAGGAGGATGCGGGGTGGCGTTGGGCAGCACTCAGTGGCAGGGCTGTCACAGTCACAGGAGTTGGGGATCAAGATCAGGGCATTTCTGGGCCCCAGTACCTCCAGCCAGGAGACCACGGTGGGCCCATCCCAAGCAGCGAAGGGCAGGCCCTGGCGGCAGGCCTCTTCCAGAAGTTCGTGCCTGGGGGACAGAGGCTTAGGGCAGGAGCTCTCAGGAGTAGAGACCCCCAGCCCTCCAGGATGGGACCCTTTACCACAAAtcaccctccccccagcccttttttgttatttaatggaACGCTTCATGAATTTGcttgtcatccttgcacaggggccaaGCTATCTTCTCTGCATCGTGCCAGTGTTAGTATATGCATTGCCAAAGTGAGCATCCAAAGCACTTTTTATGAAAGTAGAAAATTTGGAAGgaggttttaagaaaaaaaaaaagtgaatctctGTAAGTGGTCTCCCCCAGTCCAatcaagaaagaagaggaaaaaaaatgataaaaacttgGGGGTTCCCAAGTTCTCAGGCAAGCAAATCCCCTTCCAGCATTTTCTTCTCACATATAAccaccagccctcccctcccccccccccccccccacgcatgCACTTACTTCCTCTTGTTCCTTCGGTCCTTGTCTCCTGGGCCTGTCAGCTTGGCTAGCCCCAGAGGATCCGTGGCCAGTGTCTCGTCTGAGGGTGTTcctgctggaggcagggaggggccagaGTTTGGAGAGTCTCAAGTGGGAAGGAGATTCTTTGATGTTGGGGGATGCTGAGAAGGATGCCAGGGAAGCAGAGGTCCCGAGGGAGTCGTAAATGAGGCCACAGAGAGGGAATGACAGAGCCAAGCAGGAACCAATTGCACCTCCCAGGCGGTGAATTGGGGACATCCCCAAAAGGCGGATGTCTTCCCGGGGCTGGCCTTGGTAAggtggtaaatgtttaacaactagcTCTCCAGGGAGGGAGCGGGTATTCCCTGATTTGTAGTGGTTGTCGGTTTCCATGGCAGAAAGAATCCCACAAATTTCAAGCTACCAAGGTAATGTCAAACAGCTCACTAAAAATGCCGGCAAGTTGGCTTTCACAAGCCAGTACGAACAGGCTTCAGCACACCATGTGCCTTGCCTCTAAGCggtcctctctccttctctactaAAGAATAGGCTGGGGCGCATGGGTGACCCAGTCAactgagtgcccaactcttgatttcagcgtgggtcatgatcttgacggttcatgagttcgagccccacatcagactctgcactgatggtgtggggcctgcttgggattctctccctccctctctctgcccctctccctgctcccgcacactttctctcaaaagaaataaataaccatttttaaaaagaggtaaatgaaataaatttgtttagCCTTCTCCCCACCAAGTCACACAGGCAGGGCTCAGAGTGccttctccttgtccttcctCCTTCTTGCTACCTCTGCTGAGTCCGACCCCTTTCACATCCTAGACTCACATGAATGTCAAGTGAATTTGTGAAAAAGAAGATGGAAGGGAGGAACAAAGGAAGgtaggaaagaggggagggagggaggaaggaaggaaagaaggaaggaaggaaggaaggaaggaaggaaggaaggaaggaaggaagggcaaaagggagaaagggagagagaaaggaaaacagggtTGGCATCAGAGTACTCACCCAGAGAAGAGCTGTCCCGGCCTGGTGGTCCCATTCGTCCCTTCTCCTTCTTGCCAAAGAGACGGCCTATGGATGACTTGATGCTCTTCTTCTTGGGGGCTTTGTGCAGGGAATCTGGGGTGCCTTCACTGGGTGAGCAGGACAGAGTAAGGGTCGACTCCATCTAGGATGTCTCCTCTTCTCCCAAGTCCTTGTCCATCCCCCTGATACATCCTCCCAAGCAagcccctccccatcccatccTTTGTCCCTGCTGACCTTCCCCGTGAAGGCCCCCCATCTTCCAGGGATCCTGCTTGCAGTGCCAAGGCCTGCGTCATTCTCTCAAGACGGGCAGAGcggggagtgggaggtggggtgtCTCCTGGTATGGCTGGTCCCTCCCCTCGTGGAGCACCAGCTTCCTCCTTGGGGACATGATTCTGGGGACAGAAAAGCAGAGATCCTGAAATGAATTGGAGGGGTCATGTTGGGGGCTCTTCATTAGTTGGGATGTCTACTAGGGAGTGTCTGGAATGGCCTTGGTTCTGGGTACCATTTCTGAAGGTAGCCTAGATCAAGTAGGGGTGAGTTGCAGAAATATAACAGCAATGAGTCCCACTGGAGCTTGACCATTGTTCACGTAGCCTAGCTtctggtgtcagaagtgggaTCTGCTCAGACTCAAGGAAAGCTAATAAGTTACTCATTTTGGAAGCTGGGAAACTGGGTTTAAGGCAATAAAATAAGACTAATATACCTTATTCCTCCCCAAAGGTCAATTCTGATGATCTAATGGTAGTTCTCAAATATATGTTTAGTCACAAAAAAAACCTTGTAGAAACTTAATGCATAAAACAGGTAAAAGCAGGCCAGATTTGACTAAAGTTCAAGTTAAGGTTCATAAACTCAGTAGCTCAGGCTTTATGCCCTTTAAGTTGGAACTTTTAGGAAGAGCtaaggttactttttaaaatcactggTGTGAGGGGCTATTGTTGCTGTTTGTTGGGGAGCCCTGTATCTGACTTCCCCTGGCCACCCCACCAAATGAAGGATTTCAGAACACTCACAGCTTTGTCGGTGCCCTCGCGGGCAGGGCTAGGAGGTGCCAGACGCGGTGTTGAGTggccagagctgggaggggaggggctggcaagGGTAGAGGTagtgagggaggggggcagtgagCAGCTACTGCGGTAGCGGCCCAGTGAGTCCAGGCCAGAGCCAGACACCCGGCTCTCCAGCTCCTCAGCCCTTTGTTCTGTTGTCTCCTTCTCCTCTTGGATGAGCCTGAGGAGGGAATAGGGGGAGAGTGCATGAGAGGACAGAGGCAGGCAATGGGGGACAGAGTCTGGGGATCCCAAAGGGCCAGGAAGGCTTGATGGCGCACAAAGAATTTCTGGGGAAAGCACAATGAGGTTAGAGGGTCTTGGGGTATTCATCATGGCCTCATGGGTTCAATGGGAGTCAAGGGATCATCATAGTTCCAGAGATCATGGAGGAATGGGGGACAACAGGATGATTAGGGTCTGCATCAAGGCTACCAGGATGATAAGCTCATGGTTCCATAAAATCGTAAAGATTACAGAGCGGGAGGTCAAATtccaaggaggagagaaaaagagcaagatcATAATAAGATCAGAATAAGATCAAAGACTCTGAGGTCCACCTAGGATGTAGAAGTTCATGGAGTCATTTGGTATGTGAATCGATGCTTCAACTCAGAATGAATGACTTTGGATGGAAAGTGGTGGTCATGTTGGTATATCTGCTGAGACCCACGAAGAGTTGTTGTTAGAAAATTGCCAAATAGGGCAATTTCTGGGAAGTCAGGGTAGACTTTATGGCAGTGGAGGATTTATAATAAATTGAGGATTCTTGTTATATTAGGTAAAAATTCTTGGTATCTTGAGTTGAGGTTCTTGAAGTATTAGGATGAGATTCTTGGTGTTTTGGATTGGAGACCTTGTGTTGTGTTGAGATTCTTGGGATACTGGGGGACTCTGGGCATTAGTTGTGTGAAGCCATGACCTCCATAGTGTATCAGAGGACTCTTGGTGTAGTGGCTTAAGAACTTTGGCATTTCAGGATGCAGTCTTTGGTGTATTGGGCAATTGTGAATACTGGATGGGGAATAGATAGAAAGATGATAgatggatacatagatagatggatagataaaacgatagatagatagatagatagatagataagaagCACATAACATAGGAGACTTCTGGGTGTTTCCTGGGGTATCCTCGTTACTGGAGGGAGCGTTGGGCTGGGGGAGTTCCTTGAAGATAGTAGGACAGGAGATACGCTCAGACCTTCAGATCAGTCTCCAGAGCCAGAGGGGCTATGGGGTCAGCTCAGGCAGGGCAGAGAAAAACTGGGCCAGTGCTCACTTGATCTCCTTGTTAATGGCTTCCAGCTGCTCTTGAAGCATGATGGCCAGCGTCTGCACGTCGGCCTGTCCGCTGGGGGAGAGTAGCTCAGCTCCAAACATCCCCTCAGCCTCCTCTTCGTCTGAGCCATCCAGCTCCCCAGGGAACGGGGGTGGCATGGACCCCGCAGGGGCAGACCGCTCCCACTCCTGTCTCTGTGTGGGGACAGAAGGATGCCAGGTGGGTGGTGGCCAAAGTAGGTGCTGGGTCTTCCCTCACCTGTACTGATCTTGTCCACCCTCCATGACCCTGCCCGTGTCCCCTGAAAATGACTGGCCACACCATGTGATCCCACCCGACTTTGTCTCTTGACAAGTCCCTTGCCTCGACCAACCATGACTCTATCCCGTCTCCTGATTCCACCATTTCCCTCGACCCAgcccccttcctttcttcaccTACACCCCCACTGTAGGATTCTATACCCTGCCCATCCCCagaccccacccctctccccacctcatcaTTCCTGTAAAGTTCTCACCAGGTAGCAGGATATCCACGTGAATAGATGTTCGGGCCAGTGGGGATGATGGagttgtgggagaaaaaaaagacagcatgGGTCCAGGAGACCCTGTTTCTCAGCCCAGCCCCCTTCCAGAGCCATTGGACTCCACCCCCTGCTCAGTCCAGGCCCCAGAAGTGGCTGCTGACCTTGGAGGACTCATCCTTGACCCCTGACCAGCGGCCCCTCTTGCCTGCCCGGCCACTGCCGGCCCCATAGGGGTCCAGGTGGGCACCGGAAGGTAATGTGGGTGCCTGGGAGTAACGAAGTTCCAGGGCACTACCGGGGAGAGACCTGTGGGCACGGAGAGGGCAGTCAGAGACCAAGGGgtcaggaaaagggaagagaagtcaGGAGTCATGGGAAACGGCCTGGGGTCAGGGGACGGGACGAGGGATCTGAAGTCAGAGGTCAGGAAAGGTCAGAAGTCACGAAGTCAGGCGTCAAAAATAACAGGAGTCAGGGGAAGCTTCgggaggacgggggggggggtgggggtggggggggtggggggggggggtggggaagacccGGCCATCAGAAAGGTTGCGCTTGGCCAAGGGGGCTCCTGTGGGCAGAAGGACTGTGGTCACCTGGAGTAGGAGGACGGTGGCCTGCCCCGCAGCTGGTCGATCTCCATCTGCATCCGCTCCATCTCTGCCAAGAGCTGCTCCTGGTGGGAGAAAGTCGGAAGCACCGCGTCAGAATCTGCCCCACCCCCGAGAAACAGTCTTCCCCTCCCAGCAATGCCCGCTCCGTGTCCCTGgtcccaggcaccccccccctcacccccacccccggggtctTCCAGGCCCCTCCTTACCTTGTTGAGCAGCAGTTCGTCCTGAAGCTTCTTCATGTTGGCGATCTCCTCACTCAGTGAATTCTGTGGAGGACACGGGCGCAGTGAGGGGTGGAGCCTGAAACAGGCATGTCCTGGGGGCTGTAAGCGTCCAGGGACTGGCCGAAGGCAACCCCCAGGGAATGAGGTGGGCATGACTAGTGAGCTGGAGGGCATGGGGGTTGTGGGGTCAAAGATGCATCTGGGGAGGGGAATCCCCGGGAGCCCCACAATTTGGCATCCTGCATCATGAAGATTCAAAGTTTGAGGGTCCCAAGGATCAGAGGCTTGGGGAAAAGCCAAGAACTCAGGCTCTGGGTGCCCCCGAATTCAGCCCTCGGGGTGTTTAGACCAGGTGAAAGAATGGTGCCAGCCAGACCAGAGAAGTCTGTTGGATTCGAACTCGCAATGCCCAGGTGTGGGATCTCAAGTAACATTACGGGGAAAGGTCTGGGGCCCCGGGATTCGGGCAAGAGGCGGTCCAGGATTCCAGGTTACTGGAGTCCTGGGTCGGGCCGGGGCACACCTTCTCCTCCAGCGCCCCCATGCGCTCCTTGAGGTGCAGCTGTAACCGTTCATTGGACTCGCTCAGCAATTTGTCCACTGTCTCTGACAGCCGCTTGTTGTGGTCATCGTTCATCTTCTCCCGCTGCCGGGCCTGCCCAAACGTCGGCGGAAGGGGGTGATCAagccccacccctggcccagAGCACCGCCCCTGCTCTCAGCTCCCGCCCCCGACTCTGCCCCCTCACCTcagctcctccccctgccctcccccccccccccccccgccgcttcAAAGCCCCACCCTCACCCGTCTTCCGCCTGCTCACCCGTTGCAGCTCCTGGTTCTTTTCCTCCAGCTGGGCCTCCAGCTGCCGAAGCCGCTCCTCGAAATTCCCATGACGTTCCTCGGCCTAGTGGACGGAACCCCAAGGCATCTGACTTTGCTCCGCGAGGACTCAGTTGGGCTCAAGGTCCCGCCTCCCCCAAGGCTGGatgccaggccccgccccccgcgctcCAGGCTCCTCCTTCGAAGGGCTACAGACTCCGCGCTAGGATTCGGGCCCCGTCTTTTCCTCAGgatctgttctgtctcttttgCGTTCAGAGCCATCCTTTCAGGACAGGCTAGAAAACACCCCCCACCAAACCTCCAGGCCCTGCCTGCATTCGAAGCTCCCTCACTTTCCTGGACCCCGGACGCCGCCCCTTCCCCCAGAATCCCAGCTGCAAGTCTCCTACCCTACTAGACGGAAGACCCCCGTCTCATCCCCAGACGCCACACCCCACACTCCCGCCCCTGGCCTCTCCTCACTTTGTTGAGCGCAGCCACGCGCTGGGCCAGCTGGGCCTCTATCTCAGGCAAGGTCTCTGCCTTTTGCAGCGTCTGCTGAAGCTTCTGCTTGGCGTCGTCCAGCCACTCGGCTAGCTGACGGCTCTTCTCTTCACTCTGGGGGAGGACAGGGATGGGGGACGGGGAGAGCGGGAGAAGCTAGGTCACAGGGGCCACGGCCTCGCCCCCACAGCACCTCCCTGGCCACGCCCTCACCTGCCGGTACAGCGACTCCTTGCTGGCCAGCTCGTTCTCCAGCTTGTCGTTGGCGTCGTGCAGCGACGTGGCCTCACGCTGGGCACTCAGGTAGCGCTTCTCCAGCGTCGTGATCCGCTCCTCCATATCCTCCCGCTGCGCAAGCGCCTGCGGAGGGGGCAAAAGTTCACGTGGACCACAGCTCCCAGAaagccccggggggggggggggagtgtagGCTTAGAACCCCGGATCAGACACCCCAGGGCATCCTGGGAGATGAAGTCTCCCGCCTCGGGGCGTCAGAATGATGGAACCACACCTGCCAAGAACTCCCAGGAATAGCCAACGTTAAGACCCCGACCGACCACCGGAGGGTTGAAATGGTGGTACCACGCTTTCCATGAGCTTCTAGGGCAGTACTGTCTGAGACCCTCCCCCTATGGATGACCTAAGGTCCATGGAAGGGAAGTCTTCACTCTTCTTGGCCCACTTCCCTCAAAAATCCAGGCcttagggcgcctggctggttcggtcagtagagcatgcaaccctcGATCTggtggtcatgagttcaagccccacactgggggcagagcctacttaaaaaataacaaactacttaaaaaaaaaaatccaggcctTAGGTTTTCAGCAACTTCTAGCACAGCCTAGGCTTAGAACCACAGAGCAAGTGCCCTAGGGtctcataaaaaacaaaagtccctTCCATGTAGGAGGCAGCATCTCCCAAGAGCCCCAGGGTCACACATGCTTAGAAAACCTAAGACGGTGCCCCAGGGTCTCATGGGAGATGGACTTCCGTCTGGGAGCCCGTGAGGCGGGACCACACTTTCCGACAGGTCCCAGTGCCACCGAGGTTCAAAATCTGAGGCGCAAGTCCCAATGATGAAGAAAAAGGCTCACTCTCGTTTCTCATCAGATGACTTCCAGAATCCATACCCTACACTTCCCAGCAGTCCCAGGGGCATAGGACTTAGGCTCAAGGGGCCTCAGCCAGGATGGGGTGAAATGCAGACAAAGGAATTCAACTTAGAAGCCCAGAGAATTTTCCAACAATAACCTAACTACGACAGTCATTGAGCGCCTACCATGTATGTGTCATGTTCCAACCCTCTGGCAAGGGTCATAAATCCCATcgtacaggtgaggaaactgaggctcagagaggaggagagtcCACACAGCTTGTGGACTGAATCCAGGCTGCACCATTCCTGAGCTCTGTGACTTCGGGCGAAGGGGGACGGGGAGGgttagggggagggagggacagagggcagcCCAGCAGGGGCTCCGGCCTCACCTCCTTGAGGTCGCGCTGGAGCTTGGCGTTAGCTTCCTCGGCCTTACCCAGCTCGCGGTGGGCGGtgcccagctcctcctccagctggCTCATCTGGCGGCACAACACCGCCAGGCGCTCCCGCAGCTGGCACACCTCCGCACGCTGCCTCTCCAGGGCCTCCTCCAGCTCCGCTGT
This genomic interval from Panthera leo isolate Ple1 chromosome E2, P.leo_Ple1_pat1.1, whole genome shotgun sequence contains the following:
- the PPFIA3 gene encoding liprin-alpha-3, producing the protein MTVVKRQAQSPGGVSSEVEVLKALKSLFEHHKALDEKVRERLRMALERVAVLEEELELSNQETLSLREQLSRRRSGLEEPGKEGDGQPLANGLGPGGDSNRRTAELEEALERQRAEVCQLRERLAVLCRQMSQLEEELGTAHRELGKAEEANAKLQRDLKEALAQREDMEERITTLEKRYLSAQREATSLHDANDKLENELASKESLYRQSEEKSRQLAEWLDDAKQKLQQTLQKAETLPEIEAQLAQRVAALNKAEERHGNFEERLRQLEAQLEEKNQELQRARQREKMNDDHNKRLSETVDKLLSESNERLQLHLKERMGALEEKNSLSEEIANMKKLQDELLLNKEQLLAEMERMQMEIDQLRGRPPSSYSRSLPGSALELRYSQAPTLPSGAHLDPYGAGSGRAGKRGRWSGVKDESSKEWERSAPAGSMPPPFPGELDGSDEEEAEGMFGAELLSPSGQADVQTLAIMLQEQLEAINKEIKLIQEEKETTEQRAEELESRVSGSGLDSLGRYRSSCSLPPSLTTSTLASPSPPSSGHSTPRLAPPSPAREGTDKANHVPKEEAGAPRGEGPAIPGDTPPPTPRSARLERMTQALALQAGSLEDGGPSRGSEGTPDSLHKAPKKKSIKSSIGRLFGKKEKGRMGPPGRDSSSLAGTPSDETLATDPLGLAKLTGPGDKDRRNKRKHELLEEACRQGLPFAAWDGPTVVSWLELWVGMPAWYVAACRANVKSGAIMANLSDTEIQREIGISNPLHRLKLRLAIQEMVSLTSPSAPASSRTSTGNVWMTHEEMESLTATTKPILAYGDMNHEWVGNDWLPSLGLPQYRSYFMESLVDARMLDHLNKKELRGQLKMVDSFHRVSLHYGIMCLKRLNYDRKDLERRREESQTQIRDVMVWSNERVMGWVSGLGLKEFATNLTESGVHGALLALDETFDYSDLALLLQIPTQNAQARQLLEKEFSNLISLGTDRRLDEDSAKSFSRSPSWRKMFREKDLRGVTPDSAEMLPPNFRSAAAGALGSPGLPLRKLQPEGPTLHSRSLPPGSEMA